A single genomic interval of Saccharothrix saharensis harbors:
- the ruvB gene encoding Holliday junction branch migration DNA helicase RuvB: MNYEEDTLNPLPDPAERDLETTLRPKDLHEFVGQPKVREQLELVLRGAMQRGAPPDHVLLSGPPGLGKTSLAMIIAAELGASLRITSGPALERAGDLAAMLSNLVEGDVLFIDEIHRMARPAEEMLYLAMEDFRVDVVVGKGPGATSIPLDIAPFTLVGATTRSGALTGPLRDRFGFTGHMEFYSPEELELIVRRSARILGVDLREDGGREIAGRSRGTPRIANRLLRRVRDYAEVRADGAVTLEVARDALKVYDVDELGLDRLDRAVLGALVRSFGGGPVGVSTLAVAVGEEPTTVEEVCEPYLVRAGMLARTPRGRVATAAAWLHLGLQPPANAPGEAMRSLFDDATE, from the coding sequence ATGAACTACGAAGAGGACACCCTCAACCCGCTGCCCGACCCGGCCGAACGCGACCTCGAGACCACGCTCCGGCCGAAGGACCTGCACGAGTTCGTCGGCCAGCCCAAGGTCCGCGAACAGCTCGAACTGGTCCTGCGCGGCGCGATGCAGCGCGGCGCGCCGCCCGACCACGTGCTGCTGTCCGGACCGCCCGGCCTGGGCAAGACCAGCCTCGCCATGATCATCGCCGCCGAGCTGGGCGCGTCCCTGCGCATCACCTCCGGCCCCGCCCTCGAACGCGCGGGCGACCTGGCCGCGATGCTGTCGAACCTGGTCGAGGGCGACGTGCTGTTCATCGACGAGATCCACCGGATGGCCCGCCCCGCCGAGGAGATGCTGTACCTGGCGATGGAGGACTTCCGGGTCGACGTGGTCGTCGGCAAGGGCCCCGGCGCGACCAGCATCCCCCTCGACATCGCCCCGTTCACGCTGGTCGGCGCGACGACCCGGTCCGGCGCGCTCACCGGCCCGCTGCGCGACCGGTTCGGCTTCACCGGCCACATGGAGTTCTACAGCCCCGAGGAGCTGGAGCTGATCGTCCGCCGGTCGGCCCGCATCCTCGGCGTCGACCTGCGCGAGGACGGTGGCCGGGAGATCGCGGGCCGGTCCCGGGGCACGCCCCGCATCGCGAACCGCCTGCTCCGGCGGGTTCGGGACTACGCAGAGGTGCGCGCGGACGGCGCGGTGACCCTGGAGGTCGCCCGTGACGCCCTGAAGGTCTACGACGTGGACGAGCTGGGCCTGGACCGGTTGGACCGGGCGGTCCTGGGCGCGTTGGTCCGTTCGTTCGGCGGCGGCCCGGTCGGCGTCTCCACCCTGGCCGTCGCGGTGGGTGAGGAACCCACCACGGTCGAGGAGGTCTGCGAGCCCTACCTGGTGCGCGCGGGCATGCTCGCCCGCACGCCGCGCGGCCGGGTCGCCACCGCCGCGGCG
- the ruvA gene encoding Holliday junction branch migration protein RuvA — protein MISSLRGQVLSIGLDHVVVEVGGVGYAVQATPATLATLRRGEETHLATSLVVREDSLTLFGFADTEARELFGLLQTVSGIGPRLALATLAVLEPDKLRAALAEGNITVLTQVPGIGRKGAERLIIELRDKVGALAPAPSATGDTGQVRAQVTEALLGLGFPAKQAEQAVDAVLAADGALGTSEVLRRSLATLGRKR, from the coding sequence GTGATCTCGTCGCTGCGCGGGCAGGTGCTGTCCATCGGGCTCGACCACGTCGTAGTCGAGGTCGGCGGCGTCGGGTACGCCGTGCAGGCCACCCCCGCCACGCTGGCCACCCTGCGCCGGGGCGAGGAGACCCACCTGGCCACGTCGCTGGTGGTCCGCGAGGACTCGCTGACCCTCTTCGGCTTCGCCGACACCGAGGCGCGCGAGCTGTTCGGGCTGTTGCAGACGGTGTCCGGCATCGGCCCCCGGCTGGCCCTGGCGACCCTGGCCGTCCTCGAACCCGACAAGCTGCGCGCGGCCCTCGCCGAGGGCAACATCACCGTCCTCACCCAGGTCCCGGGCATCGGCCGCAAGGGCGCGGAACGGCTCATCATCGAGCTCCGCGACAAGGTCGGCGCGCTCGCGCCCGCACCGAGCGCCACCGGCGACACCGGCCAGGTCCGCGCGCAGGTCACCGAGGCCCTGCTCGGCCTCGGCTTCCCGGCCAAGCAGGCCGAACAGGCCGTGGACGCCGTGCTGGCCGCCGACGGCGCGCTGGGCACGTCCGAAGTCCTGCGCCGCTCCCTGGCCACCCTGGGCCGCAAGCGATGA